A window from Bubalus kerabau isolate K-KA32 ecotype Philippines breed swamp buffalo chromosome 5, PCC_UOA_SB_1v2, whole genome shotgun sequence encodes these proteins:
- the LOC129654150 gene encoding pregnancy-associated glycoprotein 1-like: MKWLVLLRLVAFSECIVKIPLRRVKTMRNAISGKNTLNNLLKEHAYRLPQISFRGSNLTHPLRNIRDLFYVGNITIGTPPQEFQVIFDTGSSDLWVPSVFCNSSTCAAHVRFRHHQSSTFRPTNKTFRITYGSGRMKGVVVHDTVRIGDLVSTDQTFGLCLKDSGFKGIPFDGILGLSYPNRTFSGAFPIFDKLKNEGAISEPVFAFYLSKDKQEGSVVMFGGVDHRYYKGELNWVPLIQAGDWFVHMDRITMKRNVIACSEGCKALVDTGTSDIVGPSTLVNNIWKLIRARPLGPQYFVSCSAVNTLPSIIFTINGINYRLPAQAYIHKDSRGRCYTAFKEHRFTSPIETWLLGDVFLRRYFSVFDRGNDRIGLARAA; encoded by the exons ATGAAGTGGCTTGTGCTCCTCAGGCTGGTGGCCTTCTCAGAGTGCATAGTTAA AATACCTCTAAGGAGAGTGAAGACCATGAGAAATGCCATCAGTGGAAAAAACACGCTGAACAATTTACTGAAGGAGCATGCTTACAGACTGCCCCAGATTTCTTTTCGTGGCTCCAATCTAACTCACCCACTGAGAAACATCAGGGAT TTGTTCTACGTGGGTAACATCACCATTGGGACACCCCCTCAGGAATTCCAGGTTATCTTTGACACAGGCTCATCTGACTTGTGGGTGCCCTCCGTCTTTTGCAACAGCTCAACCTGTG CTGCACACGTTAGGTTCAGACATCATCAGTCTTCCACCTTCCGGCCTACCAATAAGACCTTCAGGATCACCTATGGATCTGGGAGAATGAAAGGAGTTGTTGTTCATGACACAGTTCGG ATTGGGGACCTTGTAAGTACTGACCAGACATTCGGTCTATGCCTGAAAGACTCTGGGTTTAAGGGCATACCTTTTGATGGCATCTTGGGCTTGAGCTACCCCAACAGAACCTTCTCTGGAGCCTTCCCCATCTTTGACAAGCTGAAGAATGAAGGTgccatttctgagcctgtttttgcCTTCTACTTGAGCAA AGACAAGCAGGAGGGCAGTGTGGTGATGTTTGGTGGGGTGGACCACCGCTACTACAAGGGGGAGCTCAACTGGGTACCATTGATCCAAGCGGGTGACTGGTTTGTACACATGGACCG CATCACCATGAAAAGAAATGTTATTGCTTGTTCTGAAGGCTGCAAGGCCCTTGTGGACACTGGGACATCAGATATCGTAGGCCCAAGTACACTGGTCAataacatctggaagctcatccGTGCCAGGCCACTGGGTCCTCAG TACTTCGTTTCATGTTCTGCGGTCAATACCCTGCCGTCTATTATCTTCACCATCAATGGCATCAACTACCGACTGCCAGCTCAAGCCTACATCCACAAG GATTCTAGAGGCCGCTGCTATACTGCCTTTAAAGAGCACCGATTCACTTCACCTATAGAGACCTGGCTCCTGGGTGACGTCTTCCTGAGGCGGTATTTCTCAGTTTTTGATCGAGGAAATGACAGGATTGGCCTGGCACGGGCAGCATAA